One Alosa alosa isolate M-15738 ecotype Scorff River chromosome 22, AALO_Geno_1.1, whole genome shotgun sequence DNA segment encodes these proteins:
- the xrcc6 gene encoding X-ray repair cross-complementing protein 6 — MAEWNAYYRNEDEEVEQEEGNEGAVDYKNTGRDSLVFLVDASKEMFIKGEDGEPSNFDMTMECVRSVYMSKIISSDRDLVALVFYGTEKCKNPRDSFKHVYIYHDLDSPGARRVHDIDNLRGEKGAQLAAEVMGSGETSLGDALWCCSNLYSDIKLRLSHKRLMIFTCRDSPHSDDSNRDRTARTKASDLRETGVIIDLMHLKKPGGFDVGQFFCDIMSPPEDESELGLHLEPSGKLEDLQKRVRAKDMKKRAQSRLTFSLGDGMKVAVGVYVLARTATKPPSVLLYRDTNEAVRTKTRLFHTNTGSLLLPSDTKRAQVYGQKQIVMEKDEVDEMKKFDDPGLVLIGFKPMSKLKVHHHIRPAVFIYPEEEQVSGSSCVFAALLRRCSERNLFAVCRYIPRRNTPPRFVALVPQREELDQGQAQITPPGFHAIFLPYADDIRTLDVPDCPTATSDQTDKMKEIVHKLRFKYRCDAFENPMLQKHFRNLEALALDLMQPEDIEDFTMPKVEMMDERLGPLVQEFKDLVYPADYNPEGKPAAKRKTADAGGGAEKKPKVEVSQEELRAHAEKGTLGKLTVPVLKEACKVFGVRTTGTKKQELIDALTVCITK, encoded by the exons ATGGCTGAATGGAACGCATATTATCGCaatgaggatgaggaggtggaACAAGAGGAAGGCAATGAGGGCGCAG TCGATTATAAAAACACTGGGCGTGACAGCCTTGTCTTCCTGGTGGACGCGTCCAAAGAGATGTTTATAAAGGGAGAGGATGGAGAACCCTCCAACTTTGACATGACAATGGAG tgtgtgcGAAGTGTCTACATGAGTAAGATCATCAGCAGCGATCGAGACCTGGTAGCACTGGTGTTCTATGGCACAGAGAAGTGCAAGAACCCCAGAGACTCCTTTAAGCATGTTTACATCTACCATGACCTGGACTCACCAG GGGCCCGTAGGGTTCATGACATCGACAACCTGCGAGGGGAGAAGGGTGCCCAGCTGGCAGCTGAGGTGATGGGCAGTGGGGAGACGTCCCTGGGCGATGCGCTCTGGTGTTGCTCAAACCTGTACAGTGACATCAAGCTGCGCCTCTCCCACAAGCGCCTGATGATCTTCACCTGCCGAGACTCCCCTCACAGCGATGACAGTAACCGAGACAGGACTGCGCGCACAAAGGCCTCTGACCTCAGAGAAACTG GTGTAATCATAGACCTGATGCACTTGAAAAAGCCAGGTGGATTTGATGTTGGCCAGTTCTTCTGCGACATTATGAGCCCTCCTGAGGATGAGAGTGAGCTGGGCCTGCATTTGGAGCCGAGCGGGAAGCTGGAGGACCTTCAGAAAAGAGTCCGAGCCAAAGACATGAAGAAGAGAGCCCAGAGCAG GCTTACATTCTCTTTGGGAGATGGTATGAAGGTGGCCGTGGGTGTATATGTGTTGGCAAGGACTGCCACCAAGCCCCCATCTGTCCTGCTGTACAGAGACACAAATGAAGCTGTGCGGACAAAGACCCGTCTTTTCCACACAAACACCGGTAGTCTTCTGTTGCCCAGCGACACTAAGAGGGCCCAG GTCTATGGACAAAAGCAGATAGTGATGGAGAAGGATGAGGTGGATGAGATGAAGAAGTTTGATGATCCAGGTCTGGTTCTCATCGGGTTCAAGCCCATGAGCAAGTTGAAGGTGCACCACCACATCAGGCCTGCTGTGTTCATCTACCCCGAGGAggagcaggtctcag gTAGttcctgtgtgtttgcagctctGCTGCGTCGCTGCAGCGAGAGGAACCTGTTTGCCGTGTGCCGGTACATCCCCAGACGGAACACCCCACCCCGCTTTGTGGCCCTGGTGCCCCAGAGAGAGGAGCTAGACCAGGGTCAGGCCCAGATCACTCCCCCAG GTTTCCATGCCATCTTCCTGCCTTATGCAGATGATATACGCACCCTGGATGTACCTGACTGTCCCACAGCAACAAGCGATCAGACAGACAAAATGAAAGAGATTGTGCACAAACTTCGCTTCAAGTACAG ATGTGATGCATTTGAAAATCCAATGCTGCAAAAGCACTTTAGAAACTTGGAGGCTTTGGCCCTGGATCTCATGCAGCCAGAAGATATTGAGGACTTCACCA TGCCAAAAGTCGAAATGATGGATGAGCGCCTTGGACCGCTTGTTCAAGAATTTAAGGACCTTGTTTACCCTGCCGACTACAACCCAGAAGGAAAACCCGCCGCCAAGCGAAAAACTG CTGATGCAGGAGGAGGGGCAGAGAAGAAACCCAAAGTGGAGGTGTCACAGGAGGAACTACGTGCCCATGCAGAAAAGGGTACCCTGGGGAAACTTACAGTTCCTGTGCTGAAGGAGGCCTGCAAGGTCTTTGGGGTTCGAACCACAGGAACAAAGAAACAGGAACTAATTGACGCCCTTACGGTCTGCATAACCAAATAA
- the LOC125287830 gene encoding GTPase IMAP family member 4-like isoform X1 — protein sequence MECDCKPDSPCTTSSSCGEESKIESSVKGLWIDANTLLTGLISVAGYLLFRCSQALPGLFRWPIRIICSLTGISSLWSWLTNLLKAVRGLKTLFHWFGRIWHFFVALLAKFSWVPALVKAIAGVLTSIKQGLEFLLNLKQRVKGPFKNREAKAQNINSPLPSPKYDDQGLRLIVVGPQGKSRLSLVSILLGSSTSLKQRDAQECKRWRTKIDGREVTVVDTPDLLGKSLETAQRAREALRSLQLASPGPHAFLLALQCPGSKARGDLSDTVNVLHALEELVGEGGLIHVLVVLLTQAESLGGRGARTLSQLLEEDAGDLREALAMCGQRAELVGDGGDAAPGLLERVVEMRALQGHYVHELQRREERIREELLADMAHILTQKLEGHWG from the exons ATGGAATGTGATTGCAAACCGGACAGCCCATGTACGACGAGTTCAAGTTGCGGAGAAGAGTCTAAGATTGAATCATCTGTCAAAG GTCTGTGGATAGATGCCAACACTCTGTTAACAGGATTGATTTCAGTTGCAGGATATCTTCTCTTCAGATGCTCACAGG CCCTACCAGGATTGTTTAGATGGCCAATTCGCATCATATGTTCTCTAACTG GCATTTCATCTTTATGGAGCTGGTTGACAAATCTTCTAAAAGCTGTTCGTG ggctCAAGACACTATTCCATTGGTTTGGTCGCATATGGCACTTCTTTGTTG CACTACTCGCAAAATTTAGCTGGGTGCCAGCTCTCGTCAAAGCCATTGCAG GTGTACTTACATCAATAAAGCAAGGGCTGGAATTTTTATTGAATTTAAAGCAACGTGTAAAAG GGCCATTTAAAAACAGAGAGGCTAAAGCACAAAACATCAACAGTCCACTTCCTAGCCCTAAATATGATGACCAGGGTTTGCGACTCATTGTGGTCGGGCCACAGGGGAAAAGCCGGCTCTCGCTGGTCAGCATTCTGCTCGGCTCCAGCACCTCCCTGAAACAGAGAGACGCTCAGGAGTGCAAGAGGTGGAGAACAAAGATAGATGGGAGAGAGGTGACAGTGGTGGACACCCCAGACTTACTGGGCAAAAGCCTGGAGACGGCTCAGAGGGCCCGAGAGGCCTTACGCAGTCTTCAGCTGGCCAGCCCTGGCCCGCATGCCTTCCTGCTGGCCCTGCAGTGCCCCGGCTCAAAGGCCAGAGGCGACTTAAGTGACACAGTAAATGTCTTGCATGCCTTAGAGGAACTTGTGGGCGAAGGGGGCCTGATTCATGTGCTGGTGGTGCTCCTCACCCAAGCCGAGAGTTTGGGTGGACGGGGGGCGCGCACCCTGTCTCAGCTTCTGGAGGAGGACGCAGGGGACCTCAGGGAGGCGCTGGCCATGTGCGGCCAGAGGGCTGAGCTGGTGGGCGACGGGGGGGATGCAGCCCCAGGGCTGCTGGAGAGGGTGGTGGAGATGAGGGCCCTGCAGGGCCACTACGTCCACGAGCTCCAGCGCAGGGAGGAGCGCATCAGGGAGGAGCTGCTGGCTGACATGGCCCACATCCTCACACAGAAACTCGAGGGACACTGGGGCTGA
- the LOC125287830 gene encoding GTPase IMAP family member 4-like isoform X2, whose amino-acid sequence MECDCKPDSPCTTSSSCGEESKIESSVKGLWIDANTLLTGLISVAGYLLFRCSQALPGLFRWPIRIICSLTGISSLWSWLTNLLKAVRGLKTLFHWFGRIWHFFVGVLTSIKQGLEFLLNLKQRVKGPFKNREAKAQNINSPLPSPKYDDQGLRLIVVGPQGKSRLSLVSILLGSSTSLKQRDAQECKRWRTKIDGREVTVVDTPDLLGKSLETAQRAREALRSLQLASPGPHAFLLALQCPGSKARGDLSDTVNVLHALEELVGEGGLIHVLVVLLTQAESLGGRGARTLSQLLEEDAGDLREALAMCGQRAELVGDGGDAAPGLLERVVEMRALQGHYVHELQRREERIREELLADMAHILTQKLEGHWG is encoded by the exons ATGGAATGTGATTGCAAACCGGACAGCCCATGTACGACGAGTTCAAGTTGCGGAGAAGAGTCTAAGATTGAATCATCTGTCAAAG GTCTGTGGATAGATGCCAACACTCTGTTAACAGGATTGATTTCAGTTGCAGGATATCTTCTCTTCAGATGCTCACAGG CCCTACCAGGATTGTTTAGATGGCCAATTCGCATCATATGTTCTCTAACTG GCATTTCATCTTTATGGAGCTGGTTGACAAATCTTCTAAAAGCTGTTCGTG ggctCAAGACACTATTCCATTGGTTTGGTCGCATATGGCACTTCTTTGTTG GTGTACTTACATCAATAAAGCAAGGGCTGGAATTTTTATTGAATTTAAAGCAACGTGTAAAAG GGCCATTTAAAAACAGAGAGGCTAAAGCACAAAACATCAACAGTCCACTTCCTAGCCCTAAATATGATGACCAGGGTTTGCGACTCATTGTGGTCGGGCCACAGGGGAAAAGCCGGCTCTCGCTGGTCAGCATTCTGCTCGGCTCCAGCACCTCCCTGAAACAGAGAGACGCTCAGGAGTGCAAGAGGTGGAGAACAAAGATAGATGGGAGAGAGGTGACAGTGGTGGACACCCCAGACTTACTGGGCAAAAGCCTGGAGACGGCTCAGAGGGCCCGAGAGGCCTTACGCAGTCTTCAGCTGGCCAGCCCTGGCCCGCATGCCTTCCTGCTGGCCCTGCAGTGCCCCGGCTCAAAGGCCAGAGGCGACTTAAGTGACACAGTAAATGTCTTGCATGCCTTAGAGGAACTTGTGGGCGAAGGGGGCCTGATTCATGTGCTGGTGGTGCTCCTCACCCAAGCCGAGAGTTTGGGTGGACGGGGGGCGCGCACCCTGTCTCAGCTTCTGGAGGAGGACGCAGGGGACCTCAGGGAGGCGCTGGCCATGTGCGGCCAGAGGGCTGAGCTGGTGGGCGACGGGGGGGATGCAGCCCCAGGGCTGCTGGAGAGGGTGGTGGAGATGAGGGCCCTGCAGGGCCACTACGTCCACGAGCTCCAGCGCAGGGAGGAGCGCATCAGGGAGGAGCTGCTGGCTGACATGGCCCACATCCTCACACAGAAACTCGAGGGACACTGGGGCTGA